From one Lotus japonicus ecotype B-129 chromosome 3, LjGifu_v1.2 genomic stretch:
- the LOC130742659 gene encoding oxygen-evolving enhancer protein 3-2, chloroplastic: MAQAMASMAGLRGSSQAVLEGSLQLSGSTRLNIHSSSSSSNSRVSSTRLTVRANQVPSEPQSSRRAVMGLVAAGLATGSFVQAVLAEAKSIKVGGPPPLSGGLPGTLNSDEARDLELPLKERFFLQPLSPTEAAQRAKESAKEIVAVKKFIDQKAWPYVQNDLRLRASYLRYDLNTVISSKPKDQKQSLKELSAKLFQDISNLDYAAKVKSSPQAEKYYAEAVSTLNDVLGKLG; the protein is encoded by the exons ATGGCACAAGCAATGGCATCAATGGCTGGTTTACGTGGTTCATCTCAAGCTGTGTTGGAAGGAAGCCTCCAACTAAGTGGCTCAACACGCTTGAACATCCacagtagcagcagcagcagcaacagcaggGTGTCCTCAACAAGGCTCACTGTTAGAGCCAACCAGGTTCCTTCTGAGCCACAGAGTAGCCGCAGGGCAGTGATGGGTCTTGTTGCTGCTGGTTTGGCCACTGGTTCCTTTGTTCAAGCTGTTCTTGCTGAAGCTAAGTCCATCAAAGTTGGTGGTCCTCCCCCGCTTTCCGGCGGTCTCC CTGGAACACTGAACTCAGATGAAGCAAGAGACCTTGAGCTGCCACTGAAAGAAAGGTTTTTCCTGCAACCATTGTCCCCTACTGAGGCAGCACAAAGGGCAAAGGAGTCAGCCAAGGAAATTGTTGCTGTTAAGAAGTTTATTGACCAGAAGGCTTGGCCATATGTTCAGAACGATCTGCGCCTGAGGGCTTCGTATCTTCGTTATGACCTTAACACTGTCATCTCTTCAAAGCCTAAGGACCAGAAACAATCCCTCAAGGAACTTAGTGCAAAGCTCTTCCAGGATATCAGCAAT CTGGATTATGCAGCCAAAGTCAAGAGCTCCCCACAAGCAGAGAAGTACTATGCTGAGGCTGTATCTACTCTGAATGATGTCCTTGGCAAACTTGGTTAA
- the LOC130742657 gene encoding transcription termination factor MTEF18, mitochondrial-like, giving the protein MKTMLFIRHFCSSTTSNLSKKPSRYKKVVLVQAQQAITDYLHSTRSIPYAHADQIAKNSLLTLTNLISKLGSFTPSSFPKTLDKFLRYNPINEYELFFESIGIHHAQLPALLPNDKFFFSEDGSFLDAACALYEFGFPWDKLGLLYMESSSVFKRSGSELKGRLCGLKMQGFTNVQVVGICLAFPFVFCEQEGGEFGGRIDGLLNDLKLVFLDFDLAGSVEGNAGTWYEVCRKIKMFYDLSKGNEGEIGELIGRNKGVIVEHGEEVLLQKAEYFCRFGIKKEEVARLILQGSELLKLDLETPVINVLKLLKHFGMSSKDIEDVKGNYAHVLGTSKMAYLPNVMRALGLHEWFFNKIKDGNHHLLVSYVTSYPNESHDKAYQSGLKTIKVSRTPTHNMSKLNFLHAMGFGENALTLKIFTNLHGPSCELQKRFDCYLRSGVEFSKLCKQIRIQPKILSQNPENIENKINFLCQEMGYSVELLDSFPAFLCFNLENRIKPRYRFYMWVMEKGLLTKNYSIATMIATSNKDFVGRIFKIHPAAPKHWFEQFYPRKLLG; this is encoded by the coding sequence ATGAAAACGATGCTGTTCATTCGCCATTTTTGTAGCAGCACAACCTCAAACCTATCGAAAAAACCTTCGAGGTACAAAAAGGTTGTCCTGGTACAAGCCCAACAAGCCATCACTGACTACCTCCACTCCACAAGGTCCATCCCTTATGCTCACGCTGACCAGATTGCCAAGAACTCCCTTCTCACCCTCACCAATCTCATCTCCAAGTTGGGTTCCTTCACCCCTTCAAGCTTCCCCAAGACCCTCGACAAGTTCCTCAGGTACAACCCCATTAACGAGTATGAGCTTTTCTTTGAGAGTATTGGGATTCATCATGCCCAACTACCTGCATTGTTGCCCAATGATAAGTTCTTCTTTTCTGAAGATGGGTCGTTTCTGGATGCTGCTTGTGCACTTTATGAATTTGGGTTTCCTTGGGATAAGCTTGGTTTGTTGTATATGGAGAGTAGCTCTGTGTTTAAGAGGAGTGGTTCTGAGTTGAAGGGTAGGCTTTGTGGGTTGAAAATGCAGGGTTTTACCAATGTTCAGGTTGTTGGGATATGTTTGGCTTTCCCTTTTGTTTTCTGTGAGCAGGAGGGAGGCGAGTTCGGTGGTCGGATTGATGGGTTATTGAATGATCTGAAGTTGGTTTTTTTGGATTTTGACTTGGCTGGTTCTGTTGAGGGGAATGCAGGTACTTGGTATGAGGTGTGCAGGAAAATCAAGATGTTTTATGATTTGAGTAAAGGTAACGAGGGCGAGATAGGGGAGCTCATTGGAAGAAATAAAGGTGTCATTGTTGAGCATGGAGAAGAGGTTTTGCTCCAAAAAGCAGAATATTTTTGTAGATTTGGTATCAAGAAGGAGGAGGTAGCGCGGTTGATTCTGCAGGGCTCAGAGTTGTTGAAACTTGATTTGGAAACGCCGGTGATCAATGtgttgaagctattgaaacacTTTGGAATGAGCTCCAAGGATATTGAGGATGTCAAGGGGAATTATGCTCATGTGTTGGGAACAAGCAAAATGGCTTATCTTCCTAATGTCATGAGGGCTTTGGGTTTACATGAGTGGTTCTTTAATAAAATCAAGGATGGTAATCATCACCTGCTAGTGAGTTATGTCACAAGCTATCCCAATGAAAGCCATGATAAAGCTTATCAAAGTGGTTTAAAGACAATTAAGGTTTCAAGAACCCCAACTCACAACATGAGTAAATTAAATTTCTTGCATGCCATGGGGTTTGGGGAAAATGCTCTGACCTTGAAAATCTTTACTAACTTGCATGGACCAAGTTGTGAATTGCAAAAAAGATTTGACTGCTATCTACGTTCAGGGGTTGAGTTCTCAAAGCTCTGCAAGCAAATCAGAATCCAACCAAAGATTCTAAGCCAAAACCCTGAAAATATAGAGAACAAGATCAATTTCCTTTGTCAGGAAATGGGATACTCTGTGGAGCTTTTGGACAGTTTTCCAGCATTCTTATGTTTTAACTTAGAGAACCGCATTAAGCCTAGGTACAGATTCTATATGTGGGTTATGGAAAAGGGTCTTTTGACCAAAAACTATTCCATTGCGACCATGATTGCTACCAGTAATAAGGATTTTGTGGGTCGCATTTTTAAAATTCACCCAGCCGCTCCAAAACATTGGTTTGAGCAATTCTATCCCAGAAAATTGCTCGGATGA
- the LOC130742658 gene encoding homeobox-leucine zipper protein HAT3, with protein sequence MAGKDDDGLSLGLSLSLGSGKNAANNNDKNNQTLFPMHKPPQSTSNQRASFNNLFPFHDRSSEMRLFLRGIDSNSQRPSTTVAVPAVACDDENGVSSPNSTVSSISGKRSEREGNGDEHEAAERASCSRGSEDDDGGGGDGDGDTSRKKLRLSKEQALVLEETFKEHNTLNPKQKQELAKQLNLMPRQVEVWFQNRRARTKLKQTEVDCEYLKRCCENLTEENRRLQKEVQELRALKLSPQLYMQMNPPTTLTMCPSCERVAVSSASSSSSPSVPSAPAPANRNPLGSSIQRPVPINPWAAMSIQQHRPRP encoded by the exons ATGGCTGGGAAAGATGATGATGGGTTGAGCTTAGGTTTGAGCTTGAGTTTAGGAAGTGGAAAAAATGCTgcaaataataatgataaaaataatCAAACCCTTTTTCCCATGCACAAGCCTCCTCAATCCACCTCAAATCAAAGGGCTTCCTTCAATAACTTGTTCCCTTTTCATG ATCGGAGCTCCGAGATGAGGTTGTTCCTCCGCGGAATAGACTCGAACTCACAACGGCCGTCGACGACCGTGGCGGTGCCGGCGGTGGCATGCGATGACGAGAACGGCGTTTCATCACCGAACAGCACGGTGTCGAGTATCAGCGGGAAGCGGAGCGAGAGAGAGGGCAACGGAGACGAGCACGAGGCCGCTGAGAGGGCGTCGTGTTCTCGGGGAAGCGAGGACGATGATGGCGGAGGCGGTGACGGCGATGGTGACACTTCAAGGAAGAAGCTGAGGTTGTCGAAGGAGCAGGCTTTGGTGCTGGAAGAAACCTTCAAGGAACATAACACCCTAAATCCA AAACAAAAGCAAGAATTGGCAAAGCAATTGAACCTGATGCCTAGACAGGTGGAGGTGTGGTTTCAAAACAGAAGGGCAAG GACCAAGTTGAAGCAAACTGAAGTGGATTGTGAATACTTGAAGAGATGCTGTGAGAATCTAACTGAGGAGAATAGGAGGTTGCAAAAAGAAGTGCAAGAGCTTAGAGCTCTGAAATTATCCCCACAGCTCTACATGCAAATGAATCCTCCCACCACTCTTACCATGTGCCCTTCGTGTGAGCGTGTTGCTGTCTCATCtgcatcctcatcctcatcacCCAGCGTTCCCTCTGCCCCGGCTCCCGCTAATCGCAACCCCTTAGGCTCAAGCATCCAGCGACCGGTACCTATCAACCCTTGGGCTGCAATGTCTATCCAACAACACCGTCCTCGACCATAA